In Actinomycetota bacterium, the genomic window CAATCACAAACGCACATCCAACAACAACGCCGCCGGCCTTCTCGACGAGCCGGCAGCAGGCTTCGACCGTTCCGCCGGTGGCCAAGAGGTCGTCAACCACCAGAACCTTCGCGCCGGGCGTGATGGCGTCGGTGTGAATCTCGAGGGTGTCCTTGCCGTACTCCAAATCGTAGGAGAACGAGGCCGTGTCGAACGGAAGCTTGCCCGGCTTGCGGATCGGGACCAGTGCGGCGTTTAATTCGAGCGCGACGGGCGCGGCAAAGATG contains:
- a CDS encoding adenine phosphoribosyltransferase translates to MSTNPSDLNLADYIRNIPDFPKPGILFRDITPLLAAPEAFRRAVVDLANPFRREKIDVVAAAEARGFIFAAPVALELNAALVPIRKPGKLPFDTASFSYDLEYGKDTLEIHTDAITPGAKVLVVDDLLATGGTVEACCRLVEKAGGVVVGCAFVIELADLKGADRIAQYKTVSLIKY